In Neofelis nebulosa isolate mNeoNeb1 chromosome 7, mNeoNeb1.pri, whole genome shotgun sequence, the following proteins share a genomic window:
- the SRP14 gene encoding signal recognition particle 14 kDa protein: MVLLESEQFLTELTRLFQKCRLSGSVFITLKKYDGRTKPIPRKGSVEGFEPSDNKCLLRATDGKKKISTVVSSKEVNKFQMAYSNLLRANMDGLKKRDKKSKSKKSKAAQ; this comes from the exons TTCCTGACGGAGCTGACCAGACTCTTCCAGAAGTGCCGGTTGTCGGGCAGCGTGTTCATCACCTTGAAGAAGT ATGACGGTCGAACGAAACCCATTCCAAGGAAAGGTTCTGTGGAGGGCTTTGAGCCCTCCGACAACAAGTGTCTGTTAAGAGCTACTGATGGGAAAAAGAAGATCAGCACCGTG GTGAGCTCCAAAGAAGTGAACAAGTTCCAGATG GCTTACTCCAACCTACTGAGAGCTAACATGGATGGGCTGAAGAAGAGGGACAAAAAGAGCAAGAGTAAGAAGAGCAAAGCAGCACAGTGA